From the Macaca nemestrina isolate mMacNem1 chromosome 18, mMacNem.hap1, whole genome shotgun sequence genome, the window ATGGTGGTCCCGAGGCCCCGCTGGCTGGCACCAGGGATGCTCACCCCTTAATTAGCTCAGGCTGCTCACCACCCCTCTTACGGTTCCCCGGTGCCTGGGCCAGCAAGCCCAGGCAAGTCCTGGGGGATCAGAAGGAACTCAGCACCCATTTTCAGCCCCACGGCAGGACTCGCAGAGCCCCAAGCCACCCGGTTGGTCCAACACATTCCTTTCTTCCCAGGGGTGGTGGAAGCCAGGGCCCCCTCTGCTCTTTTACTGACTTGACCAAAATTCCTGGGGCCACACACCCCTAAGACTTGACAAATGGGATGACCTTAGTTGTTGGCGACCCTGGCCTTCCTGTCCCAGGTCCTCCCACTTGGAGGGCCACTACCCCCGCCCCTCCAGGTGAGGTAGGGTGTTGCCCACTCCTCTCCCTTAAACTCTGTTGCTCTTTCAGGGAAAGAGACAGGCCTACTCAGCTCTGGCAGCCCCCAGCCAGGGGGCAGACCCCTGACCCAGGGGGACTTCTTGAAACTGCTTTATTTTACCCCATGTTTCCAGAGCCTCACCCCTGACTTGGGCCCCATCAGTTTTGGGGGAATGCTGTCTGCAGCTGGGCAGTGCCAGAAGGCCTGTAACAGCACCGCATCTTTTCTGGGCAGGCTTTCCCTTCAGCAGGCCTTTCTGGGCCCCTCAAGCGCTGGGCAAGGGCGAGGCCTCAGGCTCCAGCCGGCAGACAGGAGATGAGAAGGAGGAGTGGAGAGGCGCGTACTCAGGTGAGGGACTGGCGCGCGCCTTTGTCTGCGGGAGTGGGGTGCAGACGCCGGCCTTCTGGCTGTTGTCTGTGGGAGTGGGGCAGGGACACCAGACCCCCTCCTGGACCGTTTGCGCCCAGGGCGGCCCTTGCGCTTTTTGGTCTCCGAGAATCCAGCCCCCACCCTTAGCTCTGCCTTCTCCACCCTCCTGGCGCCCTTAGGAAAGCTCGTCCCTCGCTGGAAACGACTTTCTTTTTCCAGGAGCTATCGAGGTGGGGCAGAGGATGCCGACTTCATCGGTGGCAGCCCTTGGAGATGTGAAGCCCTTCAGAAACAGGGCGGGGAGAGTCCAGGGGGGCGTTCCGCAGTGCGCGCAGGAAGCAGCTTGCGGCCGGAACTCAGGGCCGGCCAAAGACTCCGGGCAGCTGGCTAATCCAGATGGCACTCCAGTTGCAGCTCAGCCAGACCCCAGTCCCACGGAGCCCCAGGAGGGCCGCGTCCCGGAGAAGCCCAGCGAGGAAGAGAAGGGAGCCCCGGAGAGTGGCGAGGAGGGTCTGGCCCCTGACAGTGAGGCGGGCAGGAAGAGCTACCGGTGCGAGCAGTGCGGCAAGGGCTTCAGCTGGCACTCGCACCTGGTGACGCACCGGCGCACGCACACGGGCGAGAAGCCCTACGCCTGCACTGACTGCGGGAAGCGCTTCGGCCGCAGCTCGCACCTCATCCAGCACCAGATCATCCACACGGGCGAGAAGCCCTACACCTGCCCCGCCTGCCGGAAGAGCTTCAGCCACCACTCCACACTGATCCAGCACCAGCGCatccacactggagagaagccctacGTGTGCGACCGCTGCACCAAGCGCTTCACCCGACGCTCGGACTTGGTCACCCACCAGGGCACCCACACGGGCGCCAAGCCGCACAAGTGCCCCATCTGCGGCAAGTGCTTCACGCAGAGCTCGGCGCTGGTCACCCACCAGCGCACCCACACCGGGGTCAAGCCCTACCCGTGCCCCGAGTGCGGCAAGTGCTTCAGCCAGCGCTCCAACCTCATCGCGCACAACCGCACGCACACGGGCGAGAAGCCCTACCACTGCCTCGACTGTGGCAAGAGCTTCAGCCACAGCTCGCACCTCACCGCGCACCAGCGCACCCACCGCGGCGTGCGGCCCTACGCCTGCCCACTGTGCGGCAAGAGCTTCAGCCGTCGCTCCAACCTGCACCGGCATGAGAAGATTCACACCACCGGGCCCAAGGCCCTGGCCATGCTGATGctgggggcggcggcggcgggggctcTGGCCACACCCCCACCTGCTCTCACCTAGGAGGCCAGGAGAGGGGAAGCGGGGGGCCCGGGGCCACTGGGACAGCCCCACTGGAGTCAAGGCTccgagggaggagagaggggagcgGGAAGGGAGCTAGGGCGGTGAGGGCATGGGGTGAGGCATGGCGACGGGGGAGGGCGAGAAGGGGCAGACACTCTGCGAATTAAAGGCCTTGGACTTGAAGCGCCCGCCTACACAGCTTTGTCTCCTGGTGCCCTGGTGCTGATTCCCCGAGTGTGGGGGAGCTCCTGGGTCAATCTCCTGTCCTCATCGAGGCATCCCCGAGTCACCACTCTTGGCTTGGGACCCCACCGGGGTTGGGTTCCCTTTTGTCAAAGGCCCATTCCAGAGCGTTGCACACATTGGCAAGCAAAGGCTTCAAGTACAGAGAGGTTTCCAGGGCTGAAGCCAGTCAACCACTCCTGGACCTGGGGACCCCTCGCCGGCCGTCTGCCGCTGCCGCCACTTGTCCCAAGGGCACTGCTTACTGAGCCCGC encodes:
- the LOC105467883 gene encoding transcriptional repressor RHIT isoform X2 gives rise to the protein MSADGGGIQAAQDKETPPEIPDRGHSHQEMLSKLGEAVPSGDAQESLHIKMEPEELHPEGASQEDGAQALPSPRIPVLSREGRTRDRQMAAALLTAWSQMPVTFEDVALYLSREEWGRLDHTQQNFYRDVLQKGNGLSLGFPFSRPFWAPQALGKGEASGSSRQTGDEKEEWRGAYSGAIEVGQRMPTSSVAALGDVKPFRNRAGRVQGGVPQCAQEAACGRNSGPAKDSGQLANPDGTPVAAQPDPSPTEPQEGRVPEKPSEEEKGAPESGEEGLAPDSEAGRKSYRCEQCGKGFSWHSHLVTHRRTHTGEKPYACTDCGKRFGRSSHLIQHQIIHTGEKPYTCPACRKSFSHHSTLIQHQRIHTGEKPYVCDRCTKRFTRRSDLVTHQGTHTGAKPHKCPICGKCFTQSSALVTHQRTHTGVKPYPCPECGKCFSQRSNLIAHNRTHTGEKPYHCLDCGKSFSHSSHLTAHQRTHRGVRPYACPLCGKSFSRRSNLHRHEKIHTTGPKALAMLMLGAAAAGALATPPPALT
- the LOC105467883 gene encoding transcriptional repressor RHIT isoform X1, with product MSADGGGIQAAQDKETPPEIPDRGHSHQEMLSKLGEAVPSGDAQESLHIKMEPEELHPEGASQEDGAQGAWGWAPLSHGSKEKALFLPGGALPSPRIPVLSREGRTRDRQMAAALLTAWSQMPVTFEDVALYLSREEWGRLDHTQQNFYRDVLQKGNGLSLGFPFSRPFWAPQALGKGEASGSSRQTGDEKEEWRGAYSGAIEVGQRMPTSSVAALGDVKPFRNRAGRVQGGVPQCAQEAACGRNSGPAKDSGQLANPDGTPVAAQPDPSPTEPQEGRVPEKPSEEEKGAPESGEEGLAPDSEAGRKSYRCEQCGKGFSWHSHLVTHRRTHTGEKPYACTDCGKRFGRSSHLIQHQIIHTGEKPYTCPACRKSFSHHSTLIQHQRIHTGEKPYVCDRCTKRFTRRSDLVTHQGTHTGAKPHKCPICGKCFTQSSALVTHQRTHTGVKPYPCPECGKCFSQRSNLIAHNRTHTGEKPYHCLDCGKSFSHSSHLTAHQRTHRGVRPYACPLCGKSFSRRSNLHRHEKIHTTGPKALAMLMLGAAAAGALATPPPALT